The following nucleotide sequence is from Methylocella sp..
GCAATTGGCGTGCCTTCCTCGAACATCCCCAGAGCCATGGCGAGGCCGCGGCCGACATCCGTGAGAGCTAACGCCGGACGACCAATCGCGTCGATCGCCGCGAGTATCGCGTCGCGATGCTCCGTGATCGGAATGACGAACATCGGCAAAGTGGAAAAGGCGACCATGCCGTACTCGTCATGCGGGCGCTCGAGTACGAAATCCTTGAGGATGCGTCGCGCCGCTATCGATTTAGATGTTTCGCCTCCGGTCGGAGCCCTGCCGGCGAAGGTTTCGTCCATGCTCTCGCTACGGTCGATCAACAACACCACATGGGCGCCCCTGCCGATGCGCTCGATGGTTCGCTCAAGCCGATAAGGTCCAGCGAGGCCGAGAACGATGGCTCCAATCGCCGTGACCGCTGCGAGCCGGAGGCCAATATCGACAATTCGAGAAATGAGGTCATCAGGCGCTTCAGCAAGCGATGGAAATAGAACGCGCTGGAACGGCGACGCAAAGAATGGAAGCAGGGCGAGGGGGAGAAGCCAGAGAACGGCCGGCGTGGCGAATGCGTAGTTCATGCCGCTCGCCTTTCCGCCGCCGCCAGTCCGTCTCCAAAGGCGACAAGCATTTCTGGCGGGAAGTTTTTGGCCGCCTCTGTCGGATTTGCCCTAAAGAAGGCCTGGCGCGAACTCTGAAAAAACAGATTGAAGTCGGCGGCGAGGCTTTTGAACTGCGGATGCCGATCGAGAAAGACCGGCACATCGTCCGCAAGAACGCGTTGGCCGGCGGCGGCGTCGACGGCGCGGTGAAGGATCAGCAGTGCGGGGAGATAGGCTCCCTCCCCGTCCTTGCGCAAGATGCGGCGAACCAACTGCGCGGCTGCGCTGAAGGGGCGGCCGGGACGCTTCCGGAAAGGCGGCCATGCGCGATCATACGTCAGAGCAAGGGCAGTGAGGAATGTCGCGAGCGCGAAGGCGGCGGTCCATGCGCCGAGCGGCCGGAGATCAATCTGATGCGCGGGGGCGTCGGGCCGCAAATACTCTGCCGGATCTGCGACCGGAGGAGGCTCGACTTCGCGCAGCGGCGAGACGCCGAAGGACCAAGCGTCGATCGTGGCCGTAGCCATCTGCTGGCCATTCATGAAGGTGAGGCTGAATTGCGGAATCTCGAGCCGGCGCGGGTCTAGCGCTACGTAAAACAGCTGATAAGTGAGGTCCAGGCGGTAACGCCTTCCCCTCGCAAACGACGATTGACCAAGCTTAACCTCGCGCAGCTCGAGCCAATAGGTCACCGGGCCGATCTTCGGCAGCGACCCATCTTCCAAATGGAAGGCGGGATCGACGGTGACGTCGACCGTCCGCTGAATTATATCGCCGACGAAATACCCGAACGGCCGAGGCGAGTAGGCTTCAATCGATCGCACCTGCGCAGCTGCAATCGCCATCAGAACGAAGTAGAATAGCGCTCCAGCGACTCCGCCTCGCATAACCGCCTCAGGCGCCGAGTAAATGGCGGGAAAGGCGATCCACATCGAGCCGATCCACGATCGAGAACGGCGTCCGCCCATAAAACGAGAACATGCGACGGAGAGCCTCCCGACGTTCAGCCGCCTCCGTCCGCCATTTGTCCCGCAACGCCGGGCGCATCGCAACAAGCCGATTGCGCCCGCTCTCAAGATCGCGCAGCGACAGAAGACCCCATGATGGTAGATTCTCCTCCTCCGCGGAATCGGCGATTATGATTGGCGCTAGATCATGGCGCGCAAGACCGGCGAGAGCCGCCTCTATCGCTGTTAGCGGCAGATGAAAATCCGAAATGAGGAACACAAGCTTTCGTAGTCCGGAGATCAGCTCGCCGGCCTTGGCGAGCCCTGCAGCGCTGCGGCCGGTGGGGACGAACTCGGCGAAGCGGCGGGATGTTTCCACATCAAGGCCGCGGCGGCGGGTCGCTGGAATGAAGAAATCGTCGCGGATCTTGTCGTCGCAACCGATGAGGCCAAAGGCATCGCCAAAGCGCCTCGCCGAGCCGGCCAGAGCGACGCAAAGATCGGCCGCGATGTCGATCTTGCGGGCGTTGCCTTCAAACGCCATCGATCCGGAGAGATCGACGACAGCGTAAACCGCGATGGCCGTCCGCTGTTCGAAACGGCGTACGTAGACTGTCTCGAAAGGATCGCGAAGCGTGGCGCGAAGGTTAATGCGGCGCGCATCGGGCTGCTGCAGAAATGTGACGTCATCGCGAAAAATGCCTGCGCCTCCAACGTCGCGCCCGCGATGAGCGCCGATGATCGGGCCTTCGGCGCGCCCGCGCGGACGATAGGTGATTTCTTGCGCCGGCATCATGGCGCTGGGACGCTGGCGAAGGCCGCCCGACACAGATCGCGAACGATCGCATCGCGGCGGAGCTCGTAGATCGGATCGAGAAAGATCCGATGCGCCATGGTTTCCACAAAGACTTCGCGAATGTCTTCTGGCACGACCATGTCCCGATCTTCGAGCCAAGCGCGTACGCGAGCGGCTTGCACCAGAAAACTCAAGCCGCGAGGGCTCGCTCCGCCTTGAACGAGGCGGCGCATGTCGATGTCGCCGACCTCGATGCCGGCCTCAGCGGGTCGGCGCAGGGCTGACCATAGATCGAGCACATATCGTTGGAGGCTGTCGCTTGTGCGAACGCTCCTCTGGATCAAGCGCCCGATCTCGCCAAGCTTTCGATAATCCAGCACTCCTTCTTTGACGGAAGCGACGAGCGCATCAATGTCGTGGTAGCGCGGTTCAAAGATAAGCTGGCGTCGAACCTCAAGGTCGGCGGGAGTCTCGATCCCAATTTCCATGAAGAAACGGTCGCGCGCCGCAGCGGGCAGTTCGAACGTCTCCTCTTTCTCAACGCGATTTCGATCGGCAAAAATGACGAGATGCGGAAAGGCGTATTCCTTATTGAAGGCGGAGACGCTGCGCTCCGCCATTAACCTCAGCAGCAAGGAATGAACCTGTGGGCGAGCTCGATTGATCTCGTTGAAAAAAAAGATCGACAAGTCATCGCCTTGGCGAAGAACCGGACCTGGTTCGACGCGCGGCCGACCATCCTCACTCAGAAACGTTTGATAGATGAGATCGCTGGGCATCAGGTCGATCGCGCCTTCGACGCGCTCATAGGCGCCTCCGATCGCGCGAGCGACGCTCCGCAGAAGAGTTGTCTTGCCGACGCCCACATCTCCTTCGAGCAGAACATGGCCGCGCGCAAAAGTGGATATGGTCACGAGACGGATTGCGCGCTTTTGGCCGAGGACCGCTTTGTTCACCTCACTCTCAAACTGCAGCGCTCCGACGCGCCAGTCGGCAAGGGTTGCGTCGGCGCTTTTCTCTAGTTCCATCGTCAAGGAAATGCCTTGCTTGTGCATTGGTGGCGCTGCCGACAGCGCGGTCGCTCTCGATCGGAGCGCCGATCATACGCGCTGTTTCGGCGCATGGATCGCGACCGCACCGAACCGCAGATGACTTGCCTCCCGCCAACGGCTCGCCTCCAATGGCAGGAGAACGCCTTGTCATGCCGGAGTCGATCTTTGCTCACTCGGCGGGGATATTCTTTACGTCATATATAAACTTGCCGGTCTTCACGAAATTATTGACCCGCAATTTGTTTCGCGCTTCCATGTCTCTTTCCGAAACGCTCTGCTTCACAACTTCATTTGGATCGAGCTTCGGGTCGTATTTCGAACCCGCGATGATGTCCGGATAGCCCGGATGCGGCTCCCAGCAGATTCCCGGGGCCGAACAATTCTGACCGTCATAGGCGGCGGCGGGGTGTGAGAGCGAGAGGGCAAACACCGTTGCGCAACCGCCGAACAGCATTAAACGACCGATCTTGGACATGCTCTTCCTCCTTCTTGCTTTACGTCTTCCGTCTTGCCAACCCTGTACAGTTCAGGATCGGCGACCCCTCAAGGCGCGCGTGAGCGCCTCAGAAACTCTCGCTATTTTGCGGGCGCTTTACATTGCCCCGGCGCATCGTCCGGTATGGCCGGATCGCTCAGCTTATACGGTTTGTAGGCCTTCTTCTGTGCGTCGGTGAGCCAAGACGCTTGCTCCACCGGATCCTTATAAAGATGCCGCACCCAGGCTATGACCTGTAGTATCTCATCAAGGGTTAGATCGCCGTTGTGAGGACCCATTTGGGCCCGAGCGCCGCCGAAGATGGTTTCGAAGATGCCCTGGTCCGTAGTATTTTTGGGATAGGTCCAGTAATCGTCGTTCAGTCCCGGCCCGATCTTTCCTTCTCCGACCTCGCCGTGGCATCCAGAGCACGCCGTGAGAAAGAAAGAGTGGCCCTTTACCAGACAACTCGGATCCTCGATGTAGGGGTCAACTCCCGTCTGCAAGAACTTTTTCACTGCTGGGGTATCGCGTCCGTCGGGTAATGAATCGTCTAAATTCAAGGGCTCGCCAGTCACCGTGTTTCGCAAATCAAGTTGTGTCGTCAGGTCGGAAGCCAAAGCAGCCGCCCCCACGCCAAGCGTGACCATGGCGACAATCGCAAGTGATATTCTCATGTCCTAGTATTCCATTTCTTTGAGCGCGATGAATGCGCGAGACGATTTAGCTGCGCGCGTCATTCATCGGCACGTAGAAGCGGAACGCCTTCCTCCTTCAAGATCGCCTCAATCTGAGGTTGGGCTTTGTCCAGAGCCGAATTGAGATCGGCCAGCAATGCGTCGTCGCCTTTTCGTACGGCCATCGACTGATTGAAGTGCTCCGGGACCTTCATGCCATCGGCTCGCGCGCTGTCGTCCGCGACGACCGTCATCTGCAAGGGAATCGATGAACTTTTGACGTAGCGGGCAATCTCAGGCGCGAAAGCGACCGCGAGATCAGCATTGCCGCCGGCGACCTCTTGCGCCATCCTGCTCGATGGAATCTGAACGTACTGGTTACGCGGAGATTTGAAACCCACCAGCGAGTAGAGATACGATATTTCGACCTCGTAACGGCCAATCGTCTTCAGCATCGTTTCCGCGGGCGATCCAAAGGGAATGACAATATGTCCGAGCTTGTGGATCTTCGGATCATCCCAGGATGTGACGTCGAGATGGCTGTCGGCCCGCGAGACGAAGACATAGCCCGCTCGATAATAGGGCTTGGTCGTGAGCACGCGCTCATCGCCTGTATCGGCCCCCACGATCACGTCGCACGCATTCTTGTCGAGATAGTCGCGAACCAGATAGATTCCCGGTTTGTCGGACCAGATGAAAACGGGCCTACGCCCCATGGCTTCGGCCACAACCGAACCTATTTTGTTTTCGAATCCAGAGCCGTCTCTCGCCGAGAACGGCAGTCCGTCCGCCGTGGCGCAGATGCGAAGAACATCCGATTCGCTCGCAGCGGAAGCAACCGCCGCCGCTGCCGCCGTCGATTCTGCGGCGGCGACGTCCCGCGATTCCGCCGTGAGTCCAAAGATCGCCGCGACGCCGGCCAATAAGGCAAAGCGCCAATTTCCCGACGTCGGCGCGGGCGTCTTGGCATACGCTATGCGTGACATGAATTCTCCTGTAATTCTCGATCGCTCAATCAGGCCGGCTGAATGCAAGGCGTCGTCAGAATTCTCTGTCGACAAGCCGGCTTCTCCACGCCCGCCGCCGCTGTGAAGCGCTTTGCGGCGAGCGTGGCGGCAGTTAGCAGGGCGCTTATTATCTCTCGACCTTCGTGTCATACTCGTCGAGATTTACGTCGTCATAAGGTCCTTTGCCGTTGAGCGAGAACACCATCAGCCCGCCTCCCTGCTGCGTATAATGCTGCAGCTGTCTGAAGGCTCCGACAGCGCCGAGGCCGGCAGTCGGGTCTTGCAGATCGAAGACGAGGCCAACGCCCGGCCAGCCGCCGACGCCGTAGTAGATGGCGACGTATTGGACGCCATTATGCTCATAGGTCATCGGATAGCCGATCACGCCGGAAGGAAGCTTGAACTTCCATAGCAGCTCGCCAGTGTCGCTGTTGCGGGCCTTGATAAAGCCGTCGAGCGTTCCGTAAAAGACCAGATTGCCCGCAGTGGCCAAGGTGCCGCCCCACGCTGCGAAGCGCTCCTGCACCTGCCATTTGTACCCGTTGGTGACTGCGTTATAGGCCTTGACCTGGCCGCTTCCCTCCATGGTCTGGCGGTTCCCCTTGGGGCCAGGATATATGGTCAGCGTCGCGCCAACAAAGAACTGCCCGGCGCGATAGGGCAGCATGAAGGGTTCCCAATCCATGCAGAGATGGTTGTCCGCCATGAAGAAAAGCTGCTTCTTGGGGTCGTAGGAGTCATGAGCCTGATCATGGTAGCCCATGGCTGAGGGACAAACGTCTTTTGCAAGGTGATCCATACGCGTCCCATATTCCGGGTTGCGAACGGGCTGACCATTTTTGAAATTGACGTGCGTGAACTCGTTCATCGTATCGTCGATCTTGCCGACCGTGAAAAGCTCGCCGCTGGCGCGGTCGACGTTGTAGATGAAGCCGTTGCGGTCAGGATGCGTCAAGAGTTTGTGCATCTTGCCGTCCTTGTCCTTCTGGTCGGACAGCATGATCACGTCAACGCCGGCGTAATCCCATTCATCATGAGGAGTCTTCTGATATCCGAACTTTGCTTCGCCGGTATCGACGTCGCGGCCGAAGATCGTCATGGTCCATTTGTTATCGCCGGGCCGCATAGTTGCGTTCCACGGCGATGGATTGCCGGTGCCGAAATAGAGGAGGTTCGTTCCGGGATCATAAGCGTACCAGCCCCAGTTGGTGCCGCCGCCAATTTTCCAGGCATCGCCCTGCCAAGTTTTTAGGCCAAGGTCGCCCAAGGCGCCATATTGCTTGACCTGGTTGTTAAAGTCTTTGCCGAGCTTGACCTCGTCGTCTGATCCCGTGGCGTAGGCGCGCCATTTCTGCGCCCCAGTATGCACGTCATATGCGGTGACGTAGCCGCGCACGCCGAGTTCGGCGCCCGACGACCCGATAATCACCTCATCCTTCACCACATAGGGCACGACCGTAAGAGTCGAACCGACCTTGTTGTCGGAGTTCTCCAACTGCCAATAGATGTCCCCGGTTTCGGCGTTGAGCGCCACCACATTGCCGTCGAGCTGGTTGCTGAAGATCAACGCGGGCGTTTTCTCATCGCCGGGCCAATATGCAAGGCCGCGGTTTACGATGTCGCAACAGGCGACCGCGCGCGCAGACGGATTTTGCTTCGGCTTGTACTGCCAGAGAATCTTGCCAGGATGGTCGAGATCAAGAGCGAAGACGTTATTCGGGAAAGGCGTGTTGACGTACATCTTTCCGTTTATGACGAGCGGTGTGCCTTCGTGCCCGTTGAGCAGGCCGTCCGAGAACGACCAAGCCGGCTTCAATTGCTTGACGTTTTCGGCGTTGATCTGGGTCATCTTACTATAATTATCGGACGTATAATCCTTGCCGCTCATGACGTAGTTTTCATCGCTCTGCGACAATTTATCGAGCTTGTCGTTTGCAAGCCCGCTTGTTGCAAGTCCCAATGGGGCGATGACGAGCATCGCCAGTAGCGATGCGGAATTCAAAAGCCTACTCATTATGCGCTTCTCCCAATTTTATAACGCCGAGTTCGGTTCAGTCCGGCTCAGATCTTGACGCTCCGACCTCACAGGTGGAACTTGTCGATCGCTTTTTGACGTCTTCGGAAACAATTGCTTTACCAAGATCATTCAATCTCCTGATGCGTTTCTTAGCAGGCCTATCTTGCTTCGATCCGTCGCCGGAAGCCGTTCGCCTTGGCCGTGCAGTGGCGCCGTCCGAAGTTGACCACCGCGCCAGCGACCGACAACGCAAACAGCGGTCGGTCTCAATGAGGCGTGTGTCGATTGGGGAGAGTTTCCGGCAGCGTGTCACGGCTGTAACGACGCGTTCGGATCGTGTGGATTGGTCAAGCATCGCATCGCCTCCGAAGAGGGCCATCGGTTTCCCCCCAATGAAACCCTCGAAGCCAAAAACTGAGGGGACTCTACGTTGCATCCGAATGTTGCGGCACTAGAAAATCTGGCAATTATTATCGGGAGGAATTGGCAATCCGGATCAGGATTTCGTTCACGCCGGCGCAGGCCTTAGCGACAGCGGAAAACACGCGAAACTGACTCGCCCAATTGTCACGGTCATGCTGGGCATATGGAGTTTGTCGGCCCGGCTGCGGCGGGCGGTTACACAGCGCTCATTAAGCTGATGGGAGGCCGCCTTTTGTCCGGAGGCCGTTGCTTTCGCTGAATCTTGCCGTGAAAGGCCGCGGCCCGCATCGCGGTGAAAAGCCGCCGCCTGAATAGACGTAGCTTTGGATTAACTCCCGTTCATTTGCGTGTTACACCTGCCTTGCTGAAGGGAGGGCGTGGAGCGCGCCTTAGCATTGGAGAACGCTGCTTACGCCTCCGTTGCGGCAGGCGGCTTTATGTGTTCGCGCTTCCTGCTTGGCCATAACAGCGAATGAAGCTCTGGATTGATAGCGATGAAAGGTTAGCCTCGCCAAGGCTTGCGCGGCTTGCGGTAATAGTTCGAAGCGCCCCATCCTGATCGCGGTGGCACGCTCCATGCTTAGGGGAAGTGGGCTCTTGCCGGCTTGATGCGGTCGATCCGATAAGGATGGACGGGCGACAACCCAACATGTGGCGCGGATCGAAGCAGCGTTCAAAGCAGTCGACCCAGGCGGCGATGTCGAGAACTCGCCGCAGTGCAGGTCAACAGCCTGGAAAAGGAGGACATAAATGATTGCGGAAGCCGCGCTTATCGTCCACTTGGCGGGATTCTTATGCGACTCGGAGCCCAACGCCATCAGGTTCGCCGAACGCTTGGCCGAAGCTCTCGTCGAAGACATTGCGGCGAACGATGTTGGCCGCGTCGCCGGCAAGCAGGTCTGCGGCTTCTATTCGGGCGACGCAACGGTCCTGTCCGAAAAGCGCGTCGTCTTCGAGGACTATCTGTACCTCGTGACGGAATACGTCTTCACCAAGGATAAGCGCATGGCCGTCGCCGCCGAGCGAACGTTTGATGTCGAGGGGAACATTCACGAGAATCCTTTGTAGACATACACGTCGGCGGGGGTGGCCGACGTGAAAGCATCGATGGGCGGAGCTCTGATCTTCGGTAGCGCTCAACAGATCAGGCCACGACATAGGATTCCCGGCTGCCCCGATTACGCTTTCTGCAACGTCAGCAATACTGGCAGTTGTGATGGTACGCCTTTGGTGATTGATCCGCTTCATTTCGTAGGTGGCGTGACGCGCATCCCAAGAGCTTCCTTCGCCGGCGTTGCTAATCGTCCCCTTGGCTATACGGGAGCGGGTGAACGAAAGCGCCTGCCCTTCGGTTCGGAAGACGCCGAGGAGCGAATGGCCGTTGCGCTCACGCATAATAACGACCGCTTTACCCTTGCCGTTTTGGTTATGGACTAGGCGGCGATCGACGCGGTTGGCGTTGTTGTTCGCGGGCTTGATATATCCAGAAAAATATCCGCGATCAATCTCGGCGACCTTGCCTTCGCTGCGAAGTGTGCGGCGTCTCATTTCTTCGGCCATAGGCTCGCCCAGCTTCTGCCCAAGAACGAACGCGCTCTTGTAGCTGATCGCAAGATCGCGCTCAGTGCCAAGGCCCTTGACCTCGTTGCAAAAGATCACGATGGCCTGCGAGGTATTGAAGTAACGGAAGCTTGTGAGAGGCAAAGAGCGTCCCGCTTGTCAGCGTGAAGTCCTCGCGGCAGGCCTCGCAACGGAACGGGAGCGAACCGTTCGGACGGCGGCATTCATAGGTGTTCAAGCCGCGGCTGTCCGGTTTCGGCTAAGACCGGCCCTACGCCGAGCTGTTGCCGATGCCGCTGGCGGCCCATTACGAATTCCCTGTATAGCTTAAGCGGTAACCTGATTGAGTCCGAGGGAATTCACTCACGGTTCAACGCTCGGTTAACCCTTTCAAATTCGGTCCACGCGTCTCAGCGGCACAACCACATCTGCGGCGCACTTGTCCGACTCTCCCATTGCGGTGGTCAACATGCCGCCGATTTGCTCCGAGGCCCGGCGCAGTGGGTCTGCGTCAAGATGAGCGTAGCGGGCGACTGTCGTCGCTTGCGCGTGGCCAAGCAATTTACCGATGATCGGCAGTCCAAGCCCAGCGCCGGCGCCAAAGCTGGCGTATGTGTGACGCAGATCATGGAGGCGCACGCCGATCAGGCCAGCGCGTTTTGCGACGAGAATCCAAGGACGATTGAGGTCAGCGCGCGGAGTTTCGCGATCGGCGCCGCTGCTTTGGCCGGCGATGACGTAGACGCCCATCCGCGGCAAGTCCGCCAGCACCTTCATAGCTGGCGCGTTGAGCACAATGGTCTTGCGGCCGGTCTTGCTGTCCGGCAGCAGTAACAAACCCCGCTCGATATCGACATAATCCCACTTAAGCTCGAGGATTTCGCGGAGACGGGCGCCGGTGAGGATGAGGAGCCGGAGAGCAGCCGCGGCGTGCGGACCAATGTTGGTCACGCGATTCTTTTTCGGAACGTGCTTGGCCGTCGGCTTCGTAGCGTCGATCTGCCATGGGATCCCTGTGGTTTCCGCCTCGCGGATGGCGTCGCCGAGACGCGCAAGCTCTTCCGATGTGAGGAAGCGCTCGCGGCGCTGCTCGCGGAAGGCCTCGATATGGGCGGCCGGATTGTGCCCGCGTTTCACCAACCCGCAAGCAGCCGCGTAGCGGTAGACAGAGCCAATGCATTCGATGACGCGGTTTGCCGTCATCGGCTTTGTCTCCCCGATGCGATGGTGCAATTTTACGATGTCGCTTTCGCTGACAACGTCGAGCTTAATGGCGCCGATAACAGGAGCGGCGTGTTTGCGCAGGCAAATGCGGTAGTTGACCACCGTCCTCGGCTTCAACTTAGCAACAGCCTGTTCGGCAAGATAGCGTTCGGCGAAGTCGCGGAATATTGGCGTTTTTCGGGCGCGCGAGCGTGACGCCGCCGGGTCTGCGCCAAGCGCAGCCTCGGCCAATATCTCCTTTGCCGCGGCGCGGGCCTGGTCGGGCGTCAGCGTTCCGACGGCGCCGAGCACCATGCGCCGTTTTGCAACGCCGCGCCCTCCAGCGCCCGGCCGGTACTCGACGAACCAGCTTTTCGCACCGCTTTTTGCCGCCCGGAGCCCGAAACCCTTGAGGTCGG
It contains:
- a CDS encoding vWA domain-containing protein — its product is MNYAFATPAVLWLLPLALLPFFASPFQRVLFPSLAEAPDDLISRIVDIGLRLAAVTAIGAIVLGLAGPYRLERTIERIGRGAHVVLLIDRSESMDETFAGRAPTGGETSKSIAARRILKDFVLERPHDEYGMVAFSTLPMFVIPITEHRDAILAAIDAIGRPALALTDVGRGLAMALGMFEEGTPIASRVVLFVSDGAAVIDRRTQDALRSAIAKDNAHIYWLFLRTANSSGISDLPGPGVADTPQEMPERHLDLFFKSLKIPYRAFEAESPQAIADALAEIGRLETNPIRYVERIPRQDISEAPYMIAATAMLLLVLAKLAEVGLTRADRTRHGAAS
- a CDS encoding nonribosomal peptide synthetase MxaA codes for the protein MWIAFPAIYSAPEAVMRGGVAGALFYFVLMAIAAAQVRSIEAYSPRPFGYFVGDIIQRTVDVTVDPAFHLEDGSLPKIGPVTYWLELREVKLGQSSFARGRRYRLDLTYQLFYVALDPRRLEIPQFSLTFMNGQQMATATIDAWSFGVSPLREVEPPPVADPAEYLRPDAPAHQIDLRPLGAWTAAFALATFLTALALTYDRAWPPFRKRPGRPFSAAAQLVRRILRKDGEGAYLPALLILHRAVDAAAGQRVLADDVPVFLDRHPQFKSLAADFNLFFQSSRQAFFRANPTEAAKNFPPEMLVAFGDGLAAAERRAA
- a CDS encoding DUF58 domain-containing protein, which gives rise to MSGGLRQRPSAMMPAQEITYRPRGRAEGPIIGAHRGRDVGGAGIFRDDVTFLQQPDARRINLRATLRDPFETVYVRRFEQRTAIAVYAVVDLSGSMAFEGNARKIDIAADLCVALAGSARRFGDAFGLIGCDDKIRDDFFIPATRRRGLDVETSRRFAEFVPTGRSAAGLAKAGELISGLRKLVFLISDFHLPLTAIEAALAGLARHDLAPIIIADSAEEENLPSWGLLSLRDLESGRNRLVAMRPALRDKWRTEAAERREALRRMFSFYGRTPFSIVDRLDVDRLSRHLLGA
- a CDS encoding MoxR family ATPase, whose amino-acid sequence is MELEKSADATLADWRVGALQFESEVNKAVLGQKRAIRLVTISTFARGHVLLEGDVGVGKTTLLRSVARAIGGAYERVEGAIDLMPSDLIYQTFLSEDGRPRVEPGPVLRQGDDLSIFFFNEINRARPQVHSLLLRLMAERSVSAFNKEYAFPHLVIFADRNRVEKEETFELPAAARDRFFMEIGIETPADLEVRRQLIFEPRYHDIDALVASVKEGVLDYRKLGEIGRLIQRSVRTSDSLQRYVLDLWSALRRPAEAGIEVGDIDMRRLVQGGASPRGLSFLVQAARVRAWLEDRDMVVPEDIREVFVETMAHRIFLDPIYELRRDAIVRDLCRAAFASVPAP
- a CDS encoding methanol dehydrogenase, coding for MLFGGCATVFALSLSHPAAAYDGQNCSAPGICWEPHPGYPDIIAGSKYDPKLDPNEVVKQSVSERDMEARNKLRVNNFVKTGKFIYDVKNIPAE
- the moxG gene encoding cytochrome c(L), periplasmic, with translation MVTLGVGAAALASDLTTQLDLRNTVTGEPLNLDDSLPDGRDTPAVKKFLQTGVDPYIEDPSCLVKGHSFFLTACSGCHGEVGEGKIGPGLNDDYWTYPKNTTDQGIFETIFGGARAQMGPHNGDLTLDEILQVIAWVRHLYKDPVEQASWLTDAQKKAYKPYKLSDPAIPDDAPGQCKAPAK
- the moxJ gene encoding methanol oxidation system protein MoxJ, which encodes MSRIAYAKTPAPTSGNWRFALLAGVAAIFGLTAESRDVAAAESTAAAAAVASAASESDVLRICATADGLPFSARDGSGFENKIGSVVAEAMGRRPVFIWSDKPGIYLVRDYLDKNACDVIVGADTGDERVLTTKPYYRAGYVFVSRADSHLDVTSWDDPKIHKLGHIVIPFGSPAETMLKTIGRYEVEISYLYSLVGFKSPRNQYVQIPSSRMAQEVAGGNADLAVAFAPEIARYVKSSSIPLQMTVVADDSARADGMKVPEHFNQSMAVRKGDDALLADLNSALDKAQPQIEAILKEEGVPLLRADE
- a CDS encoding methanol/ethanol family PQQ-dependent dehydrogenase, which gives rise to MSRLLNSASLLAMLVIAPLGLATSGLANDKLDKLSQSDENYVMSGKDYTSDNYSKMTQINAENVKQLKPAWSFSDGLLNGHEGTPLVINGKMYVNTPFPNNVFALDLDHPGKILWQYKPKQNPSARAVACCDIVNRGLAYWPGDEKTPALIFSNQLDGNVVALNAETGDIYWQLENSDNKVGSTLTVVPYVVKDEVIIGSSGAELGVRGYVTAYDVHTGAQKWRAYATGSDDEVKLGKDFNNQVKQYGALGDLGLKTWQGDAWKIGGGTNWGWYAYDPGTNLLYFGTGNPSPWNATMRPGDNKWTMTIFGRDVDTGEAKFGYQKTPHDEWDYAGVDVIMLSDQKDKDGKMHKLLTHPDRNGFIYNVDRASGELFTVGKIDDTMNEFTHVNFKNGQPVRNPEYGTRMDHLAKDVCPSAMGYHDQAHDSYDPKKQLFFMADNHLCMDWEPFMLPYRAGQFFVGATLTIYPGPKGNRQTMEGSGQVKAYNAVTNGYKWQVQERFAAWGGTLATAGNLVFYGTLDGFIKARNSDTGELLWKFKLPSGVIGYPMTYEHNGVQYVAIYYGVGGWPGVGLVFDLQDPTAGLGAVGAFRQLQHYTQQGGGLMVFSLNGKGPYDDVNLDEYDTKVER
- a CDS encoding tyrosine-type recombinase/integrase, translating into MIDAISADVCPVTLYDADLKGFGLRAAKSGAKSWFVEYRPGAGGRGVAKRRMVLGAVGTLTPDQARAAAKEILAEAALGADPAASRSRARKTPIFRDFAERYLAEQAVAKLKPRTVVNYRICLRKHAAPVIGAIKLDVVSESDIVKLHHRIGETKPMTANRVIECIGSVYRYAAACGLVKRGHNPAAHIEAFREQRRERFLTSEELARLGDAIREAETTGIPWQIDATKPTAKHVPKKNRVTNIGPHAAAALRLLILTGARLREILELKWDYVDIERGLLLLPDSKTGRKTIVLNAPAMKVLADLPRMGVYVIAGQSSGADRETPRADLNRPWILVAKRAGLIGVRLHDLRHTYASFGAGAGLGLPIIGKLLGHAQATTVARYAHLDADPLRRASEQIGGMLTTAMGESDKCAADVVVPLRRVDRI